The Pseudopipra pipra isolate bDixPip1 chromosome 8, bDixPip1.hap1, whole genome shotgun sequence sequence TTTGTGGTACCTCTCCTTGAGGTAAGTTCCCACCTCTCGAAACTCgggcagctgcagccagcaggTCTGGGTGGTGCAGCTCCCTGACACACCGTGGCACTTGCAAGTCCGCTTCATGGTCCCTTTCACTGCCTACAGAGTGAGCAGAGAGGGAATTCAAGAAAAAGCCCAGAGGGTTGTTTCTATATTGCAGTGCATGCAGAAACATGGCTCCAGGCCTGTGGAGGAGTTTGCCATCAACCCTCCCTGGACCATAGCCCTGAAGCTCATAGATTTGCTTCACAGTACTCTCCTCCTTGAACTGGGAGAAAGAGGACTGCAGGAAACCATTATCGCTGTAATCACAAAGCTTTGCTACCTTAGAGCAAACACCACACATCACATTGTACTGCTGCCATCCTCCCAGAAGTTGTTTCTTCTGGACATGTGTTTTTAGCTACAGCAAATTGTAATTCTTCAAGGTGGATGGCCAGAGCCAATCTGGTATGCACTGTCAGGTCTGGAGGGAGAGAAGAACTCACCTTTCTACCCGCTTCATTGTTATGCAGGTTCATAGCAGCTCTGGCATCTTGTCCAGTCTCCAAGGCATCCACAAACTGCTTGGAAATGGCTTCCCCAAAGCCCACGTTATCACTGCAgcctccccacagccagccTTGCCCGCCTAAGAGAGGAGATGAGATGTTTGCTGTCAGAGAACCAGCCCCTTGCCTGCCTGGCTTTTGGTCTGTGATATCAGAAGTGATGGGAGGGAATGGAGGCTGTGGGGCAAATTCAGTCTTTAACCTCACGATACTCCCAGATTCCCTCCCCTTGAGTTCATAGCATTTCTGCTGAGGCCTGGATAGTATGTGGctcaggcaggcaggcagggaagggctaTGTCCTGTGTAACAAATGCAGGGGTCTCCAGGCTTTCTATAGAGCAGGATTCAGAAGCTGTCAATTATCATGCAGCCATACAGATAAATCCTTGGGTCTTTAATCACCTTCTCTCAAACCCTGACTTGAGCTCCTTCAGTCTGACTCACAGGGACAGCACCTTGCTAACTTGGATTAGCAAACTGGTGGAGACATCCTGGTCAGAGGGAACAGATTCCCCTCTGTCTGAAACAGCCTAAGCCTGGCGTACATGTATTGAGAAGGCACTCTTTTTGGCACACCCAGAGTTCTGGGATGATGTTTGGCATCTTAGAAGAGTCTGATTTTCCAGTTATCATAAAGAAACAAAGGAGTCAGTACAGAACTGTAAAGCTGCACAAAAATATGTGGAGGGTACTTTTCCTAACTGTGTGGGAGCTTGATAACTTAGCTCAGCTGACTGGAAAAGCGTCACACGGTTTGCTTCTTTTACTCCTAGAGAAAAATGCCAAGTTATTTATGAAGATTTGAAAACTGGAACATTCTGACCCTAACATGCCTTAGCGGTACATCTTGGGAGTTGTGGTTTAATGGCCTTGTGCCTCTCTTGAAAGGCCTGGCCATTGCCCGGATTTCCCCAGGGCATTCCCTCtcccagggaaaggcaggagtgTCTCGTGGGAGGCGGGTAATTGCAGTGGATGATGAAGTCCAAATCAAGAGTTGGGACTGAAGGAAGAATGGAAACCTTTCACCAAATTGGATTCAGTGTAACAGCTGAATTGAATCACACTGTTTTGGTCAAGCCAAAAAGTTTCCTATGCCTTACAAGCTTTTAATTCACAATGGAAAATTTTCAtgaaaaacagatattttttggGGAAAGGAAATGCACCATGGCTAACTTGGTTTTCCAGAGAAGATAAAATTTGGTGTGTCATTGCCTGCCCAAAAGTCTTTCTCTGCTAGAGTTAGGCATTCCCAAACCTTGGACACCTAAGCAGCAGTGGCTGTTTTCAAAACTATTAGCCAGTAAAGTGAATTACTAAATACTGGACACTCCAGAGGAGTTGTCATAAACTAACACATACTGACTGActggctgggcagggcatggtttttaaaagattttgaTAATTTGAAATTTGCCCTCTtttcattcaaaacaaaaaacctaaatgtcagtgttttctgtgaaaGCTGAGTGGAGAGCTAGAGCGGTGCAGCCTGGGGTTCCACACTCAGGGGTGCTTTGTGGCCGAGGACCTGGGTACCACTGTGACATGAACAGTGTGAAGGCTGTGTGCTGCCACAGTGGTTCTCCTGGTTGTGCTCCTGTGTGCCTACCACGCTCAGAAACGCTGTAGAGGTTTATGAGTGCCACCCTGCTTTCCCTCCTGGTCATTCTGCTCTGGGGTCACCCTGGTCCTGCAGAGTCTGGGAGCCTCGAGGTCCCTGATCAGTACTGCTCTAACACCTGCCACGTAGAAGCATGGCATCAGATCCGTTCCTCTGCCCATATGATACTACCATTGTCTCCAGCAGCTTGAATAGAGTTCTTGATTTGAACCAGGGAAACTGCAACCCCTTCTACTTTCCCGGTCATTTAGAAAGTAATGGAAAGCATCAAGGGCTTGGCCTCAGCTGGTGTAAATTGGAGGTGCCTCAGTTAGCTTCCACAGAGATACTTTGGTTTGCTTACTTCCAAATTCCTCGGAGTTACTTTGGTTTGAACCAGGCAAAGCTCTGCTCTGGGCATTATTTCCAGGTGTGGGGACCAGGAAGGGGAGGTGTTTCTGCATGCCTCAGCAGCGGAGAGAagagcttctcctgctgcctggtACGTGAGTGAGGGGCAGCAGCTCGTCTCTCCTTACCCAGTTGTCCATTGCGGGAGTCATCACAGCCACAGTTGTCAAAATCCCCGAGGCTGCAGTTCCGGGTCAGTGTGTACATGACGCCTGCAGAGCTGATGGCATGGACAAAGGCAGTTTCTCTGTTCGCTGTCAAGTGGGAACACAAAGAGAGCAGATGTGCTAAGGATTTCACAGCAAGACCACTGTTAGAAATTACTCCTGCCATGCAGGAGTCTGTGTAGGAAGAGATCTGCTTGGGGAGGGCTTTGCGGGGTGGAGAGAAGGCCCTACATGTCAGATTAGCTTAGTTTGGGCTTGAACTGCATGAAGACAGAAGCTCTCAAATTTGATCCAGGCTGACTCATGCCATTTCAAAGGGTGTGGATGAGATAGCACGTGGCTGTCCTTTGGGAGCTCAGCAATGGCAATATAGCACAGATGGCCAAATGTCCCCCAGTTTTCACCAATACTAGAGGGAATGGGCCCTCTCCAAGTGTCAAAGagctccttccccacagccttCTCGAGCCTTACCTTCTGCTGGAAGGGCTCTGAGCAGTGACCATACCTACCCACCAGGATCAGTGTGGAGATCATCAGCTGACTTCGCCGAGCCTTTGGCTTTCATTTAATACCAGCAAGGTGTGGATCTGAGCAAATAGCCTTGACAAGAACGATTCAGGGACCTGTTCTGGGTCCCAGAGTGGGACTTGACCTGCAATTCTCTCCTCAAGGCCCCACTTTGAAATCTCTGTCCACCTCTGCCTGGGGCCCTGGTCCCTTATCTGCTGCCAGTCTCTCCAGAGGCCTGAGGCTCCCTTCCACACCCAGGTCTTGCCTCTACAGGGCAGGTATGAGCTCAGCCTAGCATCATATGTAGGTCTGGAGGGCCAGATATgcactgaaatatttcctgGGTAAGGAATGGGATACAGTGACAATGACCACAGCCCCATGCCCTGCAGTGGCCCAGGACAAGGATGCTGGAATTCTGCCCGGGGGGATTCTGATATCTGGAAGCTGTGAGAAGACTTTTCTCTTGTCTATTGGCCAGAGCACAGCCACTGATGAACTCTTTCCTACTCTCTTTAGCCATACCCCTCTGCTCGGCACACCACTAGCCTGTGCTAGTTCTCAGCCTCCATGGGATACCCTGGGACACCATCTAGGCATGGCGTGTCCAGCAGCCCATGTGGAGCTCATGACGGTGCATCCTTGTGGGAAGGCATCCTTGTGCGAGTTGTCCTGCTCAAGCTGGGGTTTGGCAGGTCCGGAGGTGATGCTGATATTGAAAGGCTGCCTTGTGTTGAGGCTAGATCCCACTGTGTGGGGGAGCTGATGGGTGAAGGGGTCTTCTGGAAAGATCCCTCTGAGGGATTCCTGGGAGAGACATGTGCCAGGTGGGGATGGGAAAGTAAAGGAGGCACTTGGGAAGAGAGGAGGGGGCCATGGGCTCTAACCTGTAGTAAGGGGGTCCCAGTAGTGGTATCCAATGCTTTCCTTACCGCTGCGCAGCCCACCGTGGCTGGAGAGCTGCAATGCCCTCTCAGGGCAGTTCCAGCGGTCCCAGGCAAACTGGAACTTGCACTCCTCGATGCCACTCTGCGCCCCGGCCGCCACGCTGCTGGAGTAGATGAGGTaggcctgggagcagagcagtgggTCAGTACAGGGATGATGTGTATTTTTAACTGAGAATAACCTGCATGTCATCTTACAGAGACAAgacacacagagctgaggaGGTCTCCCAGGCTTGGCTTCCCTGGGAAGTGAAGTTCACCAGCAGCATCAGCAAAGGtatttcctgctgtgctgggttgGAGCCTGAGCCTCCCAGGGGAAGAAGGCTGAGCTTCTGGCTGTTAGCTGCACTGTGAGTTGTGCCAGCTAGCCTCTGCCATGGGGAAACCCTTATCTCTCCAGCAtgagaggaggcagagcctTCTGCTCAGAGATTAGGAAACTCCAGGCCAGCAGGTACCTCAGCCTGCCTCCTTCTTCACCAAAGCCCCGGGGAGACAGCATTGCTTTGGGGCAAGGCTGCTCCACCACTGCATTGAGAGCTGTAGAAAGCGCTAGATGGGCCTGGAGGTGTTCCTGGGGAATTGCCAGAACAAAAACTGGGTGAATTTTACAACTGGTcctgtttaggaaaaaaagcctctgaAAGAGGAGAGCAAGGATGTGGGGGGtcaaaaatactgaataaagTCCTGGCAATTCTAATTGTGTTCCTTGAGGAAGTATGTTTTACAGGGCCTACAGAAAGTACTTTCCAGCTGGATCAATGCAGGTTCCAATGCCAACCTGATCATCAGGAAGCAAGAGATGACAGCCGAGAGCTTCAGCTGGCATCAATAGACAAATCTCCAGAATCTGGCCCCAACTAGCTTAAAAGAACCCCAGGTTCAAGGAGTTGTAGCGGGTCCTTCTggtccctctctgccttgtTGCTGGAAACCTGGGTGTGAGGGGAGCTCTGGCCAAGGCTGGGTGGAGAGGAGGGGTAAGGAGGAGcccctgtctctctctctccctccctgggTTTAGTGGAATCAGGGACAGAGATCAAAGGGATTTCTCTTACCTTGGGGCCCGTCATCAGGAAATTATTCACTGACCTGGAAGACAGAGACAGTGTCAGCAGGGAGGGGGTGATGGTGGAGGGGCCTGGGGAATGCCAGGCATCCCAGAGCCCTTCTCTCACTCCCCTGAAGTCTGCCTGTCTCCTGGCTGCAGGCACCTTTGGTCTTTCCTTCATCTCCCCTTGCTGCTCCCTGAGAGACAGGATGGTGCCAtctccttccccccaccctgctcccctCAACCAGGCTGTACTGGGCTGCAACCCCCTCACTGCTCCCtccttttgctttcctctgctCAGCTGCCCTTTGTAGCAATCCCcccattattttaatattattctCTTCCTCTAGCCTTGCTTTTTACCTCACCAAACTGTTGCTCAACTTAACTCAGAGTAGCatttcccccagccccaggagctggaccGTGTGCCAGCGCCATTCTCCCTGTTGGACCAtgctgagggaaggaggaggtcACACTGCTGCTCCTTTGCAGTGTGTCCCAGCTGCATCCCTCCATATCACAGTCCCTTGTTTCCTGCAGtgccagctctggctgcccaCACTCTCCTCTTGGTCTGGTTATAGTGATGGCTGAACACAAGTACACATGTCCTCCCTATCCTGTTGGACACTGCAGGGAGCCCTGGAGGTTCGGGATGGAGGGGGGCCTAGCCAAAATTAAACTTTCTAGTGTTCCCACTGAAGGTGTGGAG is a genomic window containing:
- the WNT8B gene encoding protein Wnt-8b — its product is MEPYLAIFFLTPFFQSCCAWSVNNFLMTGPKAYLIYSSSVAAGAQSGIEECKFQFAWDRWNCPERALQLSSHGGLRSANRETAFVHAISSAGVMYTLTRNCSLGDFDNCGCDDSRNGQLGGQGWLWGGCSDNVGFGEAISKQFVDALETGQDARAAMNLHNNEAGRKAVKGTMKRTCKCHGVSGSCTTQTCWLQLPEFREVGTYLKERYHKALKVDLLQGAGNSAASRGAIAETFSSISKKELVHLEDSPDYCLENKTLGLLGTEGRECLKRGKALSKWEKRSCRRLCGDCGLAVEERRAEMVSSCNCKFHWCCAVRCEQCRKRVTKYFCVRKEKRERSGGGGASRKLKRKL